A single window of Pseudarthrobacter psychrotolerans DNA harbors:
- a CDS encoding TIGR04086 family membrane protein, translated as MSNQTDPEDRFPPTTRNANLRNETARDQTFANGEPTRAFDQAPAPYAEQDYDPTAQTPLTDSPVLDPRLTDPRLTDQETAVAREKDQFGGIKVGSAFFGWLAATGMAVLLTAFVAAAGTAVGLANNTDVNDAVNQVTTNGTVGLVGIIVLLVVLFISYYSGGYVAGRMARFNGARQGFMVWIWALIAAVVVALLGLIAGQQFNVLASLNSFPRIPINEGELTLTSIIAAVVVALVALAGAVLGGLAGMHFHRKVDRAGFTPDETYSGS; from the coding sequence ATGAGCAACCAAACGGACCCCGAGGACAGATTTCCGCCCACGACGCGGAACGCGAATCTACGGAATGAAACTGCTCGTGACCAAACCTTCGCCAATGGCGAGCCCACGCGCGCCTTCGACCAGGCGCCGGCGCCCTATGCCGAGCAGGACTATGACCCGACAGCCCAAACGCCGCTGACCGACTCTCCGGTGCTGGATCCACGCCTGACGGATCCGCGCCTGACCGACCAAGAGACGGCCGTAGCTAGAGAGAAGGACCAGTTCGGCGGCATCAAGGTGGGTTCGGCGTTCTTCGGCTGGCTCGCTGCCACCGGCATGGCCGTGCTGCTCACAGCCTTTGTGGCCGCTGCGGGAACCGCGGTGGGGTTGGCGAACAACACGGACGTGAACGACGCCGTCAACCAAGTGACCACGAACGGCACCGTCGGGCTGGTGGGCATCATTGTCCTGCTGGTGGTCCTGTTCATCTCCTACTACTCCGGCGGCTACGTCGCCGGCCGGATGGCACGGTTCAACGGCGCCCGGCAGGGTTTTATGGTGTGGATCTGGGCGCTGATCGCTGCGGTGGTGGTGGCGCTGCTGGGCCTCATCGCCGGCCAGCAGTTCAACGTCCTGGCCAGTTTGAACAGCTTCCCGCGGATCCCCATCAATGAAGGCGAACTGACCCTCACCAGCATCATTGCCGCCGTCGTGGTGGCCTTGGTCGCGCTGGCGGGTGCCGTGCTGGGCGGGCTGGCGGGCATGCACTTCCACCGCAAGGTGGACCGGGCCGGCTTCACCCCGGACGAAACGTACAGCGGGAGCTAG
- a CDS encoding acyl-CoA dehydrogenase family protein gives MSSATDSPATNPPAIDAPDAEVPVAAANIGPEATAADARALAEASRELDWDRPSFAKGLYLGNFDLSLIHPWPKAKADDVERGEAFMERLTEYARTMSGRAIEREARIPDEYLQGLAGLGVFGMKIPQEYGGLGLSLVYYGRALAMLGSVHPSIGALISAHQSIGVPEPVKVFGTPEQKREYLPRCAAGAITAFLLTEPDVGSDPARMGSTAVPTDDGGTYVLDGVKLWTTNGVIAELVVVMAVVPAHTDAEGTEHKGGISAFVVEMDSPGITVENRNTFMGLRGIENGVTRFHQVRVPAANRVGREGQGLKIALTTLNTGRLALPALCVASGRWSLKIAREWSNARTQWGRPVGQHEAVGKKIAFIAASAFALDAVFELSAELADAGQKDVRIEAALAKLWSTEISCRIADELVQIRGGRGFETADSLEARGERAVPAEQQLRDLRINRIFEGSSEIMKLLIAREAVDAHLAAAGDLASVDASLQDKARAAVGASGFYARWLPKLVAGAGMDPRSYSDFGRLAKQLRFVERSSRRLARQTFYGMGRWQAKLEYKQAFLGRVVDIGAELFAMAACCSRAEMILRTTPEHAASAYELAEAYCEQARVRIDEYFDQLWRNTDDGDHILSRKVLAGDYTWLEAGVLDPSEGTGPWIADATPGASTKENLHRKYR, from the coding sequence ATGAGCTCCGCCACTGACAGTCCCGCAACGAACCCACCTGCCATCGACGCCCCGGACGCCGAAGTCCCCGTTGCCGCGGCCAATATCGGGCCCGAAGCCACCGCGGCGGATGCCCGGGCACTTGCTGAAGCCTCCCGCGAGCTCGACTGGGACCGGCCCAGCTTCGCCAAGGGACTGTACCTGGGGAATTTCGACCTCAGCCTCATCCACCCCTGGCCGAAGGCAAAGGCCGATGACGTGGAACGCGGCGAAGCCTTTATGGAGCGCCTCACCGAGTACGCCCGCACCATGTCCGGCCGCGCGATCGAACGCGAGGCCAGGATCCCGGACGAGTACCTCCAGGGCCTGGCGGGCCTTGGCGTCTTTGGCATGAAGATCCCGCAGGAGTACGGCGGACTCGGCCTGTCCTTGGTTTACTACGGCAGGGCCCTGGCGATGCTCGGCAGTGTCCACCCGAGCATCGGCGCCCTGATCTCCGCGCACCAGTCCATCGGTGTTCCGGAGCCTGTGAAGGTCTTCGGCACGCCGGAGCAGAAACGCGAGTACCTGCCGCGCTGCGCCGCCGGCGCCATCACAGCTTTCCTCCTCACGGAACCGGACGTGGGGAGTGATCCCGCCAGGATGGGCAGCACCGCCGTTCCCACGGACGACGGCGGGACTTACGTCCTGGACGGCGTGAAACTTTGGACCACCAACGGCGTGATCGCCGAGCTGGTGGTGGTGATGGCCGTGGTGCCGGCCCACACCGACGCGGAGGGCACCGAACATAAGGGCGGCATCAGCGCCTTTGTGGTGGAAATGGACTCCCCCGGCATCACGGTGGAGAACCGCAACACCTTTATGGGACTGCGTGGGATCGAAAACGGCGTCACCCGGTTCCACCAGGTGCGGGTGCCCGCTGCCAACAGGGTGGGCCGCGAGGGCCAGGGCCTGAAGATCGCGCTCACCACGCTGAACACGGGCCGGCTCGCCCTGCCGGCGTTGTGCGTCGCGTCCGGCCGCTGGAGCCTGAAGATCGCCCGGGAATGGTCCAACGCCCGCACCCAGTGGGGCCGTCCGGTGGGCCAACACGAGGCCGTGGGCAAAAAGATCGCCTTCATCGCCGCGTCCGCCTTCGCCCTGGATGCCGTCTTCGAACTGTCTGCGGAACTCGCGGACGCCGGGCAGAAGGACGTGCGGATCGAGGCTGCGCTGGCCAAGCTGTGGTCCACCGAGATCAGCTGCCGGATCGCCGACGAGCTGGTCCAGATCCGCGGCGGGCGCGGCTTCGAGACGGCGGACTCCCTGGAAGCCCGGGGCGAACGCGCGGTTCCGGCCGAGCAGCAGCTGCGGGACCTCCGGATCAACCGGATCTTCGAGGGCTCCTCGGAGATCATGAAACTCCTCATCGCCCGCGAAGCGGTGGATGCCCACCTGGCGGCCGCCGGCGACCTTGCGTCCGTGGACGCGAGCCTCCAGGACAAGGCGAGGGCCGCCGTCGGGGCTTCAGGTTTTTACGCCCGGTGGCTGCCCAAACTCGTGGCGGGCGCCGGAATGGATCCCCGGTCCTACAGCGACTTCGGCAGGCTGGCCAAGCAGCTGCGCTTTGTGGAACGGTCCTCGCGCCGTCTGGCGCGCCAGACGTTCTACGGCATGGGACGCTGGCAGGCGAAGCTGGAGTACAAGCAGGCGTTCCTGGGCCGGGTAGTGGACATCGGCGCCGAACTGTTTGCCATGGCTGCATGCTGTTCACGGGCCGAGATGATCCTTCGCACCACGCCGGAACATGCCGCCAGTGCCTACGAACTGGCGGAGGCATACTGCGAGCAGGCCCGCGTCCGCATTGACGAGTACTTTGACCAGTTGTGGCGGAACACGGACGACGGCGACCATATACTCTCCCGCAAGGTTCTGGCCGGGGACTACACCTGGCTTGAGGCGGGCGTACTTGATCCGTCGGAAGGCACCGGCCCGTGGATCGCCGATGCCACACCGGGGGCCTCCACCAAGGAAAACCTGCACCGGAAGTACCGTTAG
- a CDS encoding DUF3375 family protein, with product MPRSARSSADAISARLRDLELLTKGPAWALTRSAPWVIAVLQESFTRTRPQLPLEEFHADVDSFLEQLRRQEPGPGGTAIGTSSGRNYADEWTRKHFLTRRNQAGQIVYEVTEPAARVLAFLDSLSSERSTLNGSRLGTLLGDVEKLANETNPDQSARLESLEDEIGERQQLIQDISSGDFDGLLDDDEAVEAAGNILDLAASLPADYKKMRDRIEELVGELRNQIIEESLSKGATMAQVLDADKRLRQSPEGRTFRSFTAFLEDPQQQLRFRSAIGEVLSRQFADDLSPEDRETLKNMVAELRHQHSQIQRIYGKLSESLNTYVQSDDFRQSVRLRKVLREAEQAIRSLPYERERPGLVRGPVLFNAGFESLAMVKLYDPDEFAVPPKLADPIAFSDSDRVRSPRTGKARPDAIRAAVAGASTLAEAWEQLPPEEQHINSIRALLSHALQEGAAFDRDAWDGLDYEQIDGTTRTAYLPVVTLKKD from the coding sequence GTGCCCCGCTCCGCCAGGTCATCCGCTGACGCGATCAGCGCCCGGCTCCGGGACCTCGAACTCCTCACGAAGGGACCCGCCTGGGCCCTGACGCGCTCGGCGCCGTGGGTGATCGCGGTGCTGCAGGAATCCTTTACGCGCACCCGTCCGCAGCTTCCACTCGAGGAGTTCCATGCCGACGTCGACTCCTTCCTTGAGCAGCTCCGGCGCCAGGAGCCCGGGCCGGGTGGTACCGCCATCGGCACGTCGTCCGGCAGGAACTATGCGGACGAGTGGACACGCAAGCATTTCCTGACCCGCCGCAACCAGGCGGGGCAGATTGTTTATGAGGTCACCGAGCCGGCCGCCCGCGTGCTCGCCTTCCTGGACAGCCTCTCCAGCGAGCGTTCCACGCTGAATGGTTCCCGGCTGGGCACGCTCCTGGGCGACGTAGAGAAGCTGGCCAATGAGACCAACCCGGACCAGAGCGCCCGGCTGGAATCCCTCGAGGACGAGATCGGGGAACGGCAGCAGCTCATCCAGGACATCAGCTCCGGTGACTTTGACGGCCTGCTGGACGACGACGAAGCCGTGGAAGCCGCCGGTAACATCCTGGACCTCGCCGCCAGCCTGCCCGCCGACTACAAAAAGATGCGCGACCGCATCGAGGAACTCGTGGGCGAGCTGCGCAACCAGATCATCGAGGAGTCGCTCAGCAAGGGTGCCACCATGGCGCAGGTCCTCGACGCGGATAAGCGGCTGCGGCAGAGCCCCGAGGGCAGGACCTTCCGCTCCTTCACCGCGTTCCTGGAGGACCCTCAGCAGCAGCTCCGGTTCCGTTCGGCCATCGGCGAGGTCCTCAGCCGGCAGTTCGCGGACGATCTTTCGCCGGAGGACCGCGAGACGCTCAAGAACATGGTGGCCGAGCTCCGCCACCAGCACAGCCAGATCCAGCGCATCTACGGCAAGCTCAGCGAAAGCCTGAACACGTACGTCCAGAGCGACGACTTCCGTCAGTCCGTCCGCCTCCGGAAGGTCCTGCGCGAGGCCGAGCAGGCCATCAGGTCCCTCCCGTATGAACGTGAACGGCCAGGCCTGGTCCGCGGTCCGGTGCTGTTCAACGCAGGGTTCGAATCGCTGGCTATGGTCAAGCTCTACGATCCGGACGAGTTCGCCGTCCCGCCCAAGCTGGCTGACCCCATCGCTTTCAGCGACTCAGACCGCGTGCGCTCGCCGAGAACGGGCAAGGCGCGCCCCGACGCCATCCGGGCCGCCGTGGCCGGCGCGTCCACCCTGGCCGAGGCCTGGGAACAGCTGCCGCCGGAGGAACAGCACATCAACTCCATCCGCGCGCTTCTCTCGCACGCCCTCCAGGAGGGTGCGGCTTTTGACCGCGACGCCTGGGATGGCCTGGACTACGAACAGATCGACGGCACCACCCGCACGGCGTACCTGCCGGTGGTCACCCTCAAGAAGGATTGA
- a CDS encoding DUF4194 domain-containing protein, whose protein sequence is MTEEITTAAPPVEEAAPAVEPETQGISTGSITRSGGVTPRDTFVDGAALFPGDTGVLSMKVRQALVKLLKGPYVDGGRDEKLWTTLLDNQIILRSRLSELFLTLQLDHERKIAVLRPVDPEAIGGSSRSSILRQQRALSRVETIVLLRLRMLLDRHVTAQTDATITREEIADLVAHYQPAGQQDALRDSDVVTRAITKLLARQLLLTTGLDDVYTISNALPLALPFENIGDIPAQIEALVAATTDPTGTEALIELDSENPLRADGDTEDDEPVTDHSDETGDMRQHASKRGTSEHAEHVSGVGATSSTTETEEAK, encoded by the coding sequence ATGACTGAAGAAATTACGACGGCGGCACCTCCCGTTGAGGAGGCCGCACCGGCGGTCGAGCCCGAGACGCAAGGGATTTCGACAGGCTCAATCACCAGGAGTGGCGGAGTTACGCCCCGCGATACGTTTGTGGACGGCGCGGCACTGTTTCCCGGCGACACCGGCGTTCTCTCGATGAAGGTGCGCCAGGCGCTGGTCAAGCTGCTCAAGGGCCCGTACGTTGACGGCGGCCGCGACGAGAAGCTGTGGACCACGCTGCTGGACAACCAGATCATCCTGCGCAGCCGCCTGTCCGAGCTGTTCCTGACCCTGCAGCTGGACCACGAACGCAAGATCGCCGTCCTGCGCCCGGTGGATCCTGAGGCCATCGGCGGCAGCAGCCGCTCCAGCATCCTGCGCCAGCAGCGTGCCCTGAGCCGGGTGGAGACCATCGTGCTGCTCCGCCTGCGGATGCTGCTGGACCGCCACGTCACGGCCCAGACCGATGCCACCATCACCCGCGAGGAGATCGCCGACCTCGTGGCCCACTACCAGCCCGCCGGACAGCAGGACGCACTGCGCGATTCGGACGTGGTCACCCGTGCCATCACCAAGCTCCTGGCCCGCCAGCTCCTCCTCACCACCGGCCTGGACGATGTCTACACCATCTCCAACGCCCTCCCGCTGGCCCTCCCCTTCGAAAACATCGGCGACATCCCGGCCCAAATCGAAGCCCTGGTAGCCGCCACCACAGACCCCACAGGCACAGAAGCGCTGATAGAGCTCGACAGCGAGAATCCCCTCCGCGCGGACGGCGACACTGAGGACGACGAACCGGTGACTGACCACAGCGACGAGACCGGGGACATGCGGCAGCATGCGTCTAAGCGAGGCACGAGCGAGCATGCAGAGCATGTGTCCGGTGTCGGCGCGACATCCTCGACCACCGAAACGGAGGAAGCCAAGTGA
- a CDS encoding TetR/AcrR family transcriptional regulator, whose protein sequence is MSSPSHDAILSTAGRLFGDRGYRAVTVRDIAADAGVSAALVMKLFLSKEKLYAAARPDESLVGELNVPTSELGRALVFRVLMRRERGMQEPWATIPFAVLDSPDPEAARTDIRERYLAAIARLIGDTTPERRFASTVVALMTGFGETVRTLGLFDDWEFDELVGHYGAIVQAQIDACNAAS, encoded by the coding sequence ATGAGCAGCCCCAGCCACGACGCGATCCTCAGCACCGCCGGACGCCTTTTCGGGGACCGCGGCTACCGCGCCGTCACGGTGCGGGACATCGCCGCGGACGCGGGCGTCTCGGCAGCCCTGGTCATGAAACTCTTTCTTTCCAAGGAAAAGCTCTACGCCGCCGCGCGGCCCGACGAGTCGCTGGTCGGGGAACTGAACGTCCCGACGTCGGAACTGGGCAGGGCCCTCGTCTTCCGCGTGCTGATGCGCCGGGAACGCGGAATGCAGGAACCGTGGGCCACCATCCCGTTCGCCGTGCTGGATTCGCCCGACCCCGAGGCTGCCCGGACGGACATCCGCGAAAGGTACCTCGCCGCCATCGCGCGGCTGATCGGGGACACCACACCGGAGCGCCGGTTCGCCTCCACCGTGGTGGCCCTAATGACCGGCTTCGGCGAGACCGTCCGCACCCTGGGCCTCTTCGACGACTGGGAGTTTGACGAGCTGGTGGGACACTACGGCGCAATCGTCCAGGCTCAGATCGACGCCTGCAACGCCGCCAGCTAA
- a CDS encoding MFS transporter — MPRSNANTKRGPSPSAITAVLALSGTVVALMQTLVVPLLPDFPRILGVTADDASWLVTATLLASAVATPIVSRSADMYGKRKMMVVCLAIMVTGSVIAAVGGSFLWLVIGRTLQGFASALIPVGISIMRDELPKEKMGSAVALMSATLGIGSALGLPMAGVLYESLGWASIFWVSAAAGTLLLLAVVLVVPESKVRTPGRFDFAGALVLSAALAALLLSISKGGTWGWGSEPVLLLFLTAAILLAVWVPYELKVSQPMVDLRTSGRRPVLMTNVASLLIGFAMFANMLLTTQQLQLPTATGYGFGLNVITAGLCMVPSGLAMVIFAPVSGRIIRVFGGKSALIAGASVMIVGYVSRVFFYDSIAWVIIGSTVVSVGTAIAYAAMPTLIMGVVPITETASANGLNSLVRSIGTSTSSAAVAAVLTSVSMTVGAVHLPSFEAFKDVFWLAALAAAASVLAAVFIPRAAAAHRPPTPAVAATELVVQGRVLAPDHRPLTPAVVTVLQTDGEPVDWSRVDAEGNYSVALPGAGRYLMVANAGGWAPMAEVFDFDGLTLQQNFLLRDRLELSGSVSAGGEPVASAMVTLIQASGEHVATTRTDDDGGYAFPLPVAGRYVVTMLHPVTHGAVAKKLAIDNRSITLDFAAPPVEEKSTEPVGA; from the coding sequence ATGCCGCGTTCCAACGCCAACACCAAACGGGGCCCGTCCCCGTCCGCCATCACCGCCGTCCTGGCCCTTAGCGGCACGGTGGTGGCCCTCATGCAAACACTGGTGGTGCCGCTCCTTCCGGACTTCCCCCGGATCCTGGGCGTAACCGCCGACGACGCCTCCTGGCTGGTGACAGCCACCCTGCTCGCCAGCGCGGTGGCAACGCCCATTGTGTCCCGCAGCGCGGACATGTACGGCAAACGCAAGATGATGGTGGTGTGCCTGGCGATCATGGTGACCGGTTCGGTCATAGCCGCGGTTGGCGGATCCTTCCTGTGGCTGGTCATCGGCAGGACGCTCCAAGGCTTCGCCTCGGCCCTGATTCCGGTCGGCATCAGCATCATGCGCGATGAACTGCCCAAGGAGAAAATGGGCTCCGCGGTTGCCTTGATGAGCGCCACTTTGGGAATCGGCAGCGCCTTGGGCCTTCCCATGGCCGGAGTGCTGTACGAGAGCCTTGGGTGGGCCTCGATCTTCTGGGTTTCCGCTGCTGCAGGCACCCTGCTGCTCCTCGCTGTGGTGTTGGTGGTTCCTGAATCCAAGGTCCGCACGCCCGGGCGCTTCGACTTCGCTGGCGCGTTGGTGCTCTCCGCAGCCCTGGCCGCCCTGCTGCTGTCGATCTCCAAAGGCGGCACCTGGGGCTGGGGCTCGGAGCCGGTTCTGCTGCTGTTCCTCACCGCCGCAATACTCCTGGCCGTCTGGGTTCCCTATGAGCTGAAAGTCAGCCAGCCAATGGTCGACCTGCGGACATCGGGACGCCGGCCGGTGCTCATGACCAACGTGGCCTCCCTGCTCATCGGCTTCGCCATGTTCGCCAACATGCTCCTCACCACCCAGCAGCTCCAGCTGCCTACGGCCACGGGCTACGGCTTCGGGCTGAACGTCATCACCGCAGGGCTGTGCATGGTCCCGTCCGGGCTCGCCATGGTGATTTTCGCCCCTGTCTCCGGGCGCATCATCCGGGTTTTCGGCGGCAAGTCCGCGCTGATCGCCGGCGCCAGCGTGATGATTGTGGGCTACGTGAGCCGCGTCTTCTTCTACGACTCCATCGCGTGGGTGATCATCGGTTCAACCGTAGTCAGCGTGGGCACGGCCATCGCCTACGCCGCCATGCCCACGCTGATCATGGGTGTCGTGCCGATCACCGAGACTGCCTCCGCCAACGGGCTGAACAGCCTGGTCCGGTCCATCGGCACCTCGACGTCGAGCGCCGCGGTTGCCGCGGTCCTCACCTCAGTCAGCATGACGGTCGGGGCCGTGCACCTTCCGTCCTTCGAAGCGTTCAAGGACGTGTTCTGGCTGGCCGCGCTGGCCGCGGCAGCATCGGTGCTGGCGGCCGTTTTCATCCCGCGCGCCGCTGCTGCGCACCGCCCGCCGACGCCCGCCGTCGCCGCCACCGAACTGGTGGTGCAGGGCCGTGTCCTGGCCCCGGACCACCGCCCCCTCACCCCCGCTGTCGTCACCGTTCTGCAGACCGACGGCGAGCCGGTGGACTGGAGCCGGGTAGACGCTGAAGGCAACTACTCGGTGGCGCTGCCCGGTGCCGGGAGGTACCTGATGGTGGCCAATGCCGGCGGCTGGGCACCCATGGCCGAAGTATTTGACTTCGACGGCCTCACCCTCCAGCAGAATTTCCTCCTCCGGGACCGCTTGGAGCTCAGCGGCTCGGTCAGCGCCGGCGGGGAGCCTGTGGCCAGCGCCATGGTGACGCTGATTCAGGCCAGCGGCGAGCATGTGGCCACCACCCGGACGGACGACGACGGCGGGTACGCCTTTCCGCTGCCCGTCGCCGGCCGCTACGTCGTGACCATGCTTCACCCGGTGACCCACGGGGCCGTGGCTAAGAAACTCGCGATCGACAACCGCTCCATAACGCTGGATTTCGCCGCGCCACCTGTGGAGGAAAAGTCCACGGAGCCGGTGGGCGCATGA